The DNA sequence TTTATGAGCAAAAAGCGTAAGCTCTCCTTTATGAGTGTGAAATAAATATCCCTCTACTCCTAAAAAATCTCCTAAGTCGATCTTCTTTTCCAAAAATTTTAGGGAATTCATTTCTTCGCTTGGTTGAAAACCATCTACACAGATGGTATTTCTATTAAACATCACTTGAATGCGACCGGTTTCATCCTGTAATTGAGCAAAAGCATTCTTCCCCATTCCACGAAAGAGCACAAGCCTACCAGCTGCAGAGGTTTTTTCTGTTTTTGCTTGTTCTGCCTCTTCACTAGTCCCAGCTTTTTTACCTAGCCATTTTGTATGTAATTGTTGAGCGGTATTTTCAGGAGAAAAAGTAGGAGGATAAGGATCAATTCCTAGTTGTTTAATCTCTTCTAATTTACGTAAACGATTTTGAAATTCTTCATGTTCATAGTAATCTGGCTTTTGCATAGATGGATCTCTTTGAAATTTTCCATTATTTTAGAGAGTTACTTGCAAAACTGCAAGTAGAGAAGCTGCTACCCGGTAGCAAAAGAGATGTTTCTTCTGTTTTAAAATAAAAAATTAATAACAAATATTATTTACTCTTATTGGGATATCTTTATTTTTTCAATTTGTTCTATAACTTTCAAAGTGTCTGTCTTGTAACCTTGAACTTTCACGACAAAGAAGTATGATGCTTACATGGCATATTCCTATGATTTAAGAAAAAAAGCATTAGACTATGTAGAGAAAGGCAATACAAAAGAAGAAGCAAGTCAAATCTTTGGAGTGACGGCGCGCAGCATATTTAATTGGATTAAGAGAAAAGAGTAAAAGAAGCCTTAACCTTATATTCAAACCTTGCAGAAGCTATTGATTAATCTTTTTTACAAGTGTGTAGTTAGTGGAAATTTTAAATTCAAATCACTATATGCTAAAAAAAGGTAGATAGAGGATCCACGTCAATAGAGAGTTTGATCTCTTTGTGTTGTGGTATCTGATGTAGTTGAGGGAGTATAGGGATCAATTTTTTCGCTTTAATTAAAAACTGGTAACGGAATAGATCTTTAATTTTAGCATGACCGCATGGGATAAGCGGTAGGATTTCACAGTTATTTAGCAGTTTTCTCGTTAGATCTTTTTGGATTTTTTCTGCATATTCTACAACTTGAGACTCTATTTTTCCGCTAAAAATTAGTTTTATAAGTCTGGTAAAAGGAGGATAGCAAAATAGTCTACGTGTTTGTATTTCTTGAGCAAAAAAACCTTCAAAGTTTTGTTGTTGTGCTAAGGAGAGAATCGTGTGCTCTGGAAGAAGGGTTTGGATGAGCACTTCTCCTAATAGAGATCCTCTTCCAGATCTTCCCGCTACTTGCGTGAGCAATTGGAAGGTGGTTTCACTGGCTCGGAAATCAGGAATTTGTAAGTTGCTATCGGCCATGAGAACACCTACTAATGTCACTAAAGGAAAATGTAGGCCTTTTGCGATCATCTGTGTTCCAATTAGCACATCAGCTTTGCCTGTGCGAAACTGTTTTAATAAAAGTTCGTGACTTCCTTTATGACGAGTTGTATCCTTGTCTATGCGCAGTGTACGCATTTCTGGTAGAAGAGCTTTTAAAGAACGCTCTACTAGTTCTGTACCGACTCCTTTAAATTTTAGTTGTCCTTCCGCATGGCATTTGGGACAAGACTTAGGGGGAGGGAAAAGAGAGAAGCCGCACAGATGACAGCTAAGTTGGTTTTCTTTGAAATAAAAGGTCAACGAAATATCGCAATGAGGGCAACTTACAATGTGTGAGCAGTTTAGGCATAGTTGTGAAGTGTGATACCCCCTTCGGTTTAGAAAGAGTAGAATCTGCTCGCCAAGTGCTACCTTCTGTTTGATTTTTTCAATCAATATTTCAGAAAATAGGGTGAATCCCTTAGCTTTTTGATATTGAGGACGCATATCGACGATTTGTATTTGTGGCAAATGAGCTTTATCTGCTCGTTTAGACAGCGTATTTAAATGGTATTTATCTAAAAAGGTATTTTGATAGCTTTCTAAGCTAGGTGTTGCGCTGCCTAGGATTACTGTTGCTTGGCTTAGCTTAGCACGCATAACAGCTATATCACGTGCGTGGTATCTAGGAGATTCTTCTGTTTGTTTGTAAGAGCTCTCATGTTCTTCATCAACAATGATTAGACCTAAGTGGCAAGCAGGGCTAAATATGGCAGATCTAGCTCCAATTACAATAGGAGTGATATGATTTGCAATGTTATGCCAAGCGTCTCTTTTTTCCCCAATAGAGAGTCGATAGTGCAAAATGGCTAATCTTTGCAAAAATCTACTTCTTAATCTTTCAATGGTTTGAGAGGTTAAAGCAATTTCTGGAACAAGAAAGATGATGCTTTTTCCTTGTTCTAGTGCATGTTGAATAGCTTGTAGATAGACTTCTGTTTTTCCACTTCCCGTCACTCCATATAGTAGATGTGTCTGAAATTGGTTTGTATTTAAGCTGTGTTTTATAGATTTAAGCGCTTTTATCTGTTCAGGGTTTAACGTTTTTGGTTTGGTTCTAAAGAACTCCCACTCCAGCAATTTAGATCGATCAATAGTAATCGAGGAACAACTTAATATATTTTTTTTAATCAGTATATCAATAGGGCTACGAGAGACATTTGCTTTTTCCATCAACTCACTAAGCAACAATCCTTTAGGAGTTTGTAGAAGAGTCGATATTATCTCAGCTTGTGTATGAGAGGTTAAATGCAAGCTTTTGCATAACTCTTTTAATCTTGGTTTATCAAGAAGAGGTTTTATAAATAACTGTTGTTTAGTCCCTGTATCTTTACGCACGCTAGGAGGTAGGATAACTTGTAACACTTTGCGCAAAGGACAGCAATAATAATGCGCCATCCACTTAGCAAGAGAGACTAGATCTCTGGGTAAAACAGGCGTATCCAAAAGTTCTATAATTTCACGTAGCTTTTTTACTGGAGTGGTTTGTTTAATCTCGATAACAGTAGCTAATCTGGTAGATTTTTGCAGAGGAACTTTTACACGAGAACCAATATAAATGCGATGTTCAAGGCCCGGACAGATCTTATAATCAAGGGTCATATTAATGGCTTGATCTAAAATTACAGAGACGATATTACCGGAGTTAGGATCTGACATAGAGATTTCCAAAGAGCGGTTTTTTGGTCAGGTTGTGTATATATTTCTAATGTCTCAAGAACAATCAGAGCTGTATTTGCTAGAAAAGGCTGGTTTTTCTCTTGTTTATAACATAGCATCAATTCAGTGTATTGCTGTGCTGCTTGTGTAAGAATGATCAATTTAAGGTTATTTTTTTTGAAAAAGGATTCCCAACCTTTTTCTTTCTCTAATTTTGTACCAGAAATTAATTTGGTAACGGATAAACGATCATGAATAGCTCTTGCAAGATCTTTTAAAAAAAGAAGTTCTTCATCGGAAGTAGGACCAGTAATGATTACCACTTCTATTTGTTTGCTCCAGGCTTTAGCTGCTTTTTGTGCTTTGAGGTCATCGGGTATGGTATCGTGTAATTTCATGTTAGGGACAATTTTCTGGAGAACAGATCGAATAGAAGGCCAACGATCAAAAGGTGTTTGTTTTAAAATAGGCTTTTGTTTTACTTCTTGTAGCTTTACCAGAGGCTTTTTGACAGGAGGATGAAAAAATCCGTAAGCCTCTGGTGCAATACGTAGAGAACAAGGACTTTCTTTGAGCAAGCCGATTGCTTGTTTAATCAGATCAAGTAGTTCCTTCTGGAGTGGATTCTGTGTAAACATAAGAGTACATGCTTTTTATTCTATACTGCATGTTACATGAAATCTTAGATTGTTTTACAGGTTTCTTAGAAACAAAAAGCGTAATTCTGCTTTTTACATTTAAATAAATTTTATCTTTTTAAAATATAATAGAGATTCATGTTTTACCCTTGGTAAAATTCTGACTATTCAGAATGCATCTTTTTCAACATCTTTTATTCCTCTTTCAAGATAGCCTTAATCAACTAAGAGCTACTCCTCAAAGTTCAAATAAAACAATACATCTGGAGATTGATCTATAAAAAGTCATTTAAGTAGTTTCAAAGAGAGAAGAAGCATAAGCTATAGGATCAAATTCTTCTAAATCTTCGATTTTTTCACCTGTGCCAATCCATTGAATGGGAACGTGGAGTTTTTTGTAGATAGAGAGAACTATACCCCCTTTGGCAGAACCATCGAGTTTGGTCATAATTATCCCTGTCAAGGGAGTGAACTTGTGGAAAGCCTCTGCTTGATCAATAGCATTTTGTCCTGTAGTTGCATCTAAGACAAGCAAGGTTTCATGAGGAGCTGAAAGGATGGGCTTTTGCATGACGCGTTTCATCTTTTCTAGTTCTTGCATAAGAGCTGTTTTATTTTGCAGGCGACCTGCTGTGTCGATTAACACTATGTCTATACTGCGCGCTTTAGCAGCTGTTAATGTATCAAAAACAACAGCTGAAGGATCAGCTCCAGTTTTTCCTTTGACAATATCTACGCCGATTTGATGAGCCCAAAGCTCTAATTGTTCGACTGCAGCAGCACGAAAAGTGTCCGCTGCTCCAATTAATACTTTTTTACCTTGTTTTTTAAATTGATAGGCGATTTTTGCAAGGGAGGTGGTTTTTCCACTGCCATTAACCCCTACGATCAAAATCACATGAGGTGTTTTCTCTTCCGAATGCTTAAAAGAAATAAGAGGAGGTTCTTGAAGTATAGATAACGTGTATTCATAAAATATCTTTAAAATATCGTTGATTTCTGCTTTGGGTTGCAGACGTAGAGTACTGCGTGCTTTTTCAACGAGCAAAGAAGCGCATTCTGATCCTAGATCTGCTTCAAAAAGAATTTGCTCTAGCGTTTCAAAGGTTTCTTCATTCCACGGTTTACCAAATAAAGAACGGATTCTATGGGAAAGAGCGGACCTTGTTTTAGACATGGCCTGTTTAATTTTTTGAAAACTTTCTTTAAGAAAACCAAACATAAGGACCCTTTTTTAATTGCTTGAAAAAAAACTCTATCAGATAAAGAGATTCAAGCAAAGCAAAGAGACACAAGATGAATACACACGAATATCAAGCAAAAGAGATACTTACATCCTACAAGATACCCATTCCGAGATTTAAAGTAGCAAGCTCTAGTGAAGGTGTGGAAGCCATCTTAAGAGATCTTTCTCTAGAGGATGCCGTGATAAAAATTCAAGTTCATGCCGGAGGAAGAGGTAAAGCTGGAGGCGTAAAAATTGCACATGGTTTACAAGAAATCCTTAAAACCGCACGGAAATTGATTGGAATGAAAATGATCAATAACCAAACAGGGCCGCAAGGAGTGATTGCACATCAAGTTTTAATTTCTGAGCTAGTTGCGATTAAAAAAGAATACTATTTAAGTGTTATTATCGATCGAGAGAGGAAGAGAGTTGTTTTAATTGCTTCTGCTGAAGGAGGGGTAGAAATTGAAGAGATTGCATTGAAGAGTCCTGAAAAAATTTTAACTATTCCTATTGGTTTAAGTGGTGTTCTACATCCTTTTCAAAAAATCCAATTGATAAAATTTATGCAATGGAAAGCAGAAATGGCTAAGGAAGGTGCTCAAATAGCACAAAGTTTAGTGCAAGCTTTTATGGATACGGATGCATCTTTGCTAGAGATTAATCCTTTGGTTGCCGATCAAAATAATCAACTGTGGGCTTTAGATGCTAAGCTTGTAGTTGATGACAATGCGCTTTTTAGACAGCAGAAGATCGCTGGTTTTTACGATCCTTCGCAATCAATACCAAATGAAGTGAAGGCCAAAGAACATGATTTAGCCTACATTGCTTTAGAAGGCAATATTGGTTGCATGGTCAATGGAGCAGGACTTGCTATGGCTACAATGGATATCATTCAATATTATGGAGGTAAGCCCGCTAATTTTCTAGATGTAGGAGGAGGTGCTTCTAAAGAAAAAGTAGCTGAGGGGTTTAAGATCATTTTAAGCGATCCTAATGTAAAAGCTATATTAGTAAATATTTTTGGTGGGATTATGAATTGTGCCACTTTAGCAGAGGGAATTATAGCAGCAGTTAAAGAAATAAAGATCCATGTTCCTTTAGTTGTGAGAATGGAAGGAACTAATGTAGAAGAAGGAAGGCAGCTTTTAGAACATTCTCGTTTAGCAATCATTACAGTAGATGGTTTGGCTAATGCGGCAAAAAAGGTAGTTGAAATGCTCAAAGGTAAGGAATAAATGGCTATTTTAATTCATAAAAATACACGTGTCATTACTCAAGGGATTTCCGGCAGATCTGGGCGTTTTCATACAGAGCAATGTCTGTTATATGGATCACGATTTGTAGGAGGAGTCACTCCTGGTAGAGGAGGAGAGACCATTCTAGATTTACCGGTCTTTGATACTGTTAGAGAAGCTAAAAAAAAAACAGAGTGTGATGCAACGATCATTTTTGTACCAGCTCCCTATGCAGCAGATGCTATTTTAGAAGCAGAAGACGCTGGAATTGCACTGATTGTTTGTATTACAGAGGGGATCCCTGTTAAAGATATGCTAGAAGTTTCCAGAGTGATGCAACTGAGCAAGTTTAGCCGTCTCATTGGACCAAATTGCCCCGGTATTATTACACCAGGAGAGTGTAAAATGGGGATTATGCCAGGATATATTCATAAAAAAGGGAAAATTGGCATCGTTTCTAGATCAGGAACCCTTACCTATGAAGCGGTTTGGCAAACAACTCAGCTAGGTCTTGGGCAAACAACTTGTGTAGGAATTGGAGGGGATCCCTTAAATGGAACAAATTTTATTGATGTGATAAAACTTTTTCAAGAAGATCCTAAAACAAAAGGGATTCTTTTAATAGGAGAGATTGGAGGCTCTGCTGAAGAAGAAGCTGCAGAGTGGATTAAAGAGCATTGCTCTAAGCCTGTAGCAGCTTTCATTGCAGGGACCACTGCACCAAAAGATAAACGTATGGGTCATGCAGGTGCGATTATTTCTGGAGGAAAAGGAGGCGCTCACGATAAGATAAGTGCATTGAAAAACGCAGGGGTGTTTATAGCAAAATCTCCTGCAGAGATGGGACAAGCTATGGCTGAAGTATTAGATAGGTTTTAAAAATATGTTGTATATTCCAGGTCGTATTCCTATTATCATCCATCCTGCATTTTGGATATTTGCCGCTATTATTGGTTATGTGAATAGTTTAAGTTTATTAGGAACTCTGGTTTGGGTTGCAGTGATTTTTATCTCTGTTCTTTTTCATGAATTTGGTCATGCCTTAACAGCGTTTTGTTTTAAGCAGAAGCCTCGCATAGAGTTAGTTGCTTTAGGAGGGCTTACTTATCATGAAGGGAAGAGATTAAAGTTTAGCAAGCAATTTTTGATTGTTTTCAATGGACCTTTTTTTGGATTTATTTTATTTGGAATAGCCACCTTTTTGTTACAATATCCAGCCTTAGATCAAGGGAATCTAGGATTGGTACTACGGCTTTTACAAGGGGTAAATCTATTTTGGACCATTTGTAATTTACTGCCGGTTTTCCCCTTAGATGGAGGGCAGCTTTTGCGCATCATCTTAGAAGCTATTTGGGGAGTAAAGGGAATTAAGTATTCTCTGATTACAAGTATTGTGATAGCATTAGTATGTAGTTTATTATTTTTTTTAATGCAAGGGTTTTTTATTGGATCTTTACTATTTCTTTTAGCCTTTCAAAGTTACGATACCTATCGTAAATCACGAGCGATGAGTAGTTCA is a window from the Candidatus Rhabdochlamydia porcellionis genome containing:
- a CDS encoding IS630 transposase-related protein; this translates as MAYSYDLRKKALDYVEKGNTKEEASQIFGVTARSIFNWIKRKE
- the priA gene encoding replication restart helicase PriA; translated protein: MSDPNSGNIVSVILDQAINMTLDYKICPGLEHRIYIGSRVKVPLQKSTRLATVIEIKQTTPVKKLREIIELLDTPVLPRDLVSLAKWMAHYYCCPLRKVLQVILPPSVRKDTGTKQQLFIKPLLDKPRLKELCKSLHLTSHTQAEIISTLLQTPKGLLLSELMEKANVSRSPIDILIKKNILSCSSITIDRSKLLEWEFFRTKPKTLNPEQIKALKSIKHSLNTNQFQTHLLYGVTGSGKTEVYLQAIQHALEQGKSIIFLVPEIALTSQTIERLRSRFLQRLAILHYRLSIGEKRDAWHNIANHITPIVIGARSAIFSPACHLGLIIVDEEHESSYKQTEESPRYHARDIAVMRAKLSQATVILGSATPSLESYQNTFLDKYHLNTLSKRADKAHLPQIQIVDMRPQYQKAKGFTLFSEILIEKIKQKVALGEQILLFLNRRGYHTSQLCLNCSHIVSCPHCDISLTFYFKENQLSCHLCGFSLFPPPKSCPKCHAEGQLKFKGVGTELVERSLKALLPEMRTLRIDKDTTRHKGSHELLLKQFRTGKADVLIGTQMIAKGLHFPLVTLVGVLMADSNLQIPDFRASETTFQLLTQVAGRSGRGSLLGEVLIQTLLPEHTILSLAQQQNFEGFFAQEIQTRRLFCYPPFTRLIKLIFSGKIESQVVEYAEKIQKDLTRKLLNNCEILPLIPCGHAKIKDLFRYQFLIKAKKLIPILPQLHQIPQHKEIKLSIDVDPLSTFF
- the ftsY gene encoding signal recognition particle-docking protein FtsY, which codes for MFGFLKESFQKIKQAMSKTRSALSHRIRSLFGKPWNEETFETLEQILFEADLGSECASLLVEKARSTLRLQPKAEINDILKIFYEYTLSILQEPPLISFKHSEEKTPHVILIVGVNGSGKTTSLAKIAYQFKKQGKKVLIGAADTFRAAAVEQLELWAHQIGVDIVKGKTGADPSAVVFDTLTAAKARSIDIVLIDTAGRLQNKTALMQELEKMKRVMQKPILSAPHETLLVLDATTGQNAIDQAEAFHKFTPLTGIIMTKLDGSAKGGIVLSIYKKLHVPIQWIGTGEKIEDLEEFDPIAYASSLFETT
- the sucC gene encoding ADP-forming succinate--CoA ligase subunit beta, whose amino-acid sequence is MNTHEYQAKEILTSYKIPIPRFKVASSSEGVEAILRDLSLEDAVIKIQVHAGGRGKAGGVKIAHGLQEILKTARKLIGMKMINNQTGPQGVIAHQVLISELVAIKKEYYLSVIIDRERKRVVLIASAEGGVEIEEIALKSPEKILTIPIGLSGVLHPFQKIQLIKFMQWKAEMAKEGAQIAQSLVQAFMDTDASLLEINPLVADQNNQLWALDAKLVVDDNALFRQQKIAGFYDPSQSIPNEVKAKEHDLAYIALEGNIGCMVNGAGLAMATMDIIQYYGGKPANFLDVGGGASKEKVAEGFKIILSDPNVKAILVNIFGGIMNCATLAEGIIAAVKEIKIHVPLVVRMEGTNVEEGRQLLEHSRLAIITVDGLANAAKKVVEMLKGKE
- the sucD gene encoding succinate--CoA ligase subunit alpha, giving the protein MAILIHKNTRVITQGISGRSGRFHTEQCLLYGSRFVGGVTPGRGGETILDLPVFDTVREAKKKTECDATIIFVPAPYAADAILEAEDAGIALIVCITEGIPVKDMLEVSRVMQLSKFSRLIGPNCPGIITPGECKMGIMPGYIHKKGKIGIVSRSGTLTYEAVWQTTQLGLGQTTCVGIGGDPLNGTNFIDVIKLFQEDPKTKGILLIGEIGGSAEEEAAEWIKEHCSKPVAAFIAGTTAPKDKRMGHAGAIISGGKGGAHDKISALKNAGVFIAKSPAEMGQAMAEVLDRF
- a CDS encoding site-2 protease family protein, translating into MLYIPGRIPIIIHPAFWIFAAIIGYVNSLSLLGTLVWVAVIFISVLFHEFGHALTAFCFKQKPRIELVALGGLTYHEGKRLKFSKQFLIVFNGPFFGFILFGIATFLLQYPALDQGNLGLVLRLLQGVNLFWTICNLLPVFPLDGGQLLRIILEAIWGVKGIKYSLITSIVIALVCSLLFFLMQGFFIGSLLFLLAFQSYDTYRKSRAMSSSDRNQKLHGLMEKIEATTDKETAMDLCKKVRIQAKKGMIFNQATEYLASLCLEQELYKQTYDLLLPIQKEISSEALCLLHKAAFDQKDFSLVTQIGAQCFQSKPHPDIAIRNACASAALKEPTAAVGWLKTAVDEGVVNIQSMLAKSIFDPIRQDPLFQELLHILSKEN